From one Cygnus olor isolate bCygOlo1 chromosome 26, bCygOlo1.pri.v2, whole genome shotgun sequence genomic stretch:
- the MKNK2 gene encoding MAP kinase-interacting serine/threonine-protein kinase 2 translates to MVQKKSEIQGFHRSFKGQNPFDLEFDQSNHLEPVFNFECPSRPDMPSSQPIDIPDAKKRNKKKKRCRATDSFSGRFEDVYQLQEEVLGEGAHARVQSCVNLITNKEYAVKIIEKRLGHIRSRVFREVEMLYQCQGHRNVLELIEFFEEEERFYLVFEKMRGGSILTHIHRRRHFNELEASVVVRDIASALHFLHNKGIAHRDLKPENILCESPDQVSPVKICDFDLGSGIKLNGDCSPISTPELLTPCGSAEYMAPEVVEAFNEEASIYDKRCDLWSLGVILYIMLSGYPPFVGHCGSDCGWDRGEACHTCQNMLFESIQEGKYEFPDKDWAHISFGAKDLISKLLVRDAKKRLSAAQVLEHPWVQGCAPDNTLPTPIILQRNSSAKELTSFAAEAIAVNRQLTQRDEDEEEEEEARPIIIKATSWAMQLSPPSESKLAKRRQKSSLAKAVAAGQHLVAPLVLVADQA, encoded by the exons ATGGTGCAGAAGAAGTCGGAAATCCAGGGGTTCCACCGCTCCTTCAAG GGACAAAACCCCTTCGACCTGGAGTTCGACCAGTCCAACCACCTGGAGCCCGTCTTCAACTTCGAGTGTCCGTCCCGTCCTG ACATGCCTTCAAGTCAACCCATCGACATCCCCGATGCcaagaaaaggaacaagaagaagaagCGCTGCAGAGCCACCGACAGCTTCTCCGGCAGGTTCGAAG ATGTTtaccagctgcaggaggaggtgcTCGGGGAAGGGGCCCATGCCAGAGTCCAGTCCTGTGTCAACCTCATCACCAACAAGGAGTACGCAGTGAAG ATCATCGAGAAGCGCCTGGGCCACATCCGCAGCAGGGTCTTCCGGGAGGTGGAGATGCTCTACCAGTGCCAGGGACACAG gaaCGTCCTGGAGCTGATCGAGttctttgaggaggaggagaggtttTACCTGGTGTTTGAGAAAATGAGAGGAG GCTCCATCCTGACCCACATCCATCGGAGGCGCCACTTCAATGAGCTGGAGGCCAGCGTGGTGGTGCGGGATATCGCCAGCGCCCTTCACTTTCTGCACAACAAAG GAATAGCACACAGGGATTTAAAACCCGAAAACATTCTGTGTGAGAGCCCCGACCag GTGTCCCCGGTGAAGATCTGCGACTTCGACTTGGGGAGCGGCATCAAGCTGAACGGCGACTGCTCCCCCATCTCCACCCCCGAGCTGCTCACCCCG TGCGGCTCAGCCGAGTACATGGCCCCGGAGGTGGTGGAAGCCTTCAACGAGGAGGCGTCCATCTACGACAAGCGCTGTGACCTGTGGAGCCTGGGCGTCATCCTGTACATCATGCTCAGCGGGTACCCCCCCTTCGTGGGCCACTGTGGCTCTGACTGCGGCTGGGACCGCGGCGAGGCCTGCCACACCTGCCAG aaCATGCTGTTTGAGAGCATTCAGGAAGGCAAGTACGAGTTTCCTGACAAGGACTGGGCGCACATCTCCTTTGGAGCCAAAGACCTCATTTCCAAGCTGCTGGTGAGGGATGCGAAGAAGCGGCTCAGCGCGGCCCAGGTCCTGGAGCACCCTTGGGTGCAGGGG TGCGCCCCGGATAACACCCTGCCAACCCCCATCATCCTGCAGAG GAACAGCAGTGCCAAAGAGCTCACCTCCTTTGCTGCTGAGGCCATCGCTGTCAACCGCCAGCTGACCCAGCGTGAtgaggacgaggaggaggaggaggaggcacgACCCATCATCATCAAAGCTACCTCATGGGCCATGCAGCTCTCGCCCCCCTCTGAGTCCAAGCTGGCCAAGCGGCGGCAGAAGAGCAGCCTGGCCAAGGCAGTGGCTGCGGGGCAGCACCTGGTGGCCCCGCTGGTCCTGGTGGCTGACCAGGCTTGA
- the MOB3A gene encoding MOB kinase activator 3A has translation MSHALKQVFNKDKTFRPKRKFEPGTQRFELHKKAQASLNAGLDLKVAVQLPPGEEQNDWVAVHVVDFFNRINLIYGTISDYCTEQSCPVMSGGPKYEYRWQDEHKYRKPTALSAPQYMNLLMDWIEVQINNEDIFPTNVGTPFPKNFLPVVKKILSRLFRVFVHVYIHHFDRITQMGSEAHVNTCYKHFYYFVKEFNLIDTKELEPLKEMTSRMCH, from the exons atgtcCCATGCTTTGAAGCAAGTGTTCAATAAAGACAAAACCTTCCGGCCCAAGCGCAAGTTTGAGCCGGGGACTCAGCGGTTCGAGCTGCACAAGAAAGCCCAAGCCTCGCTCAACGCTGGCCTGGACTTGAAGGTGGCCGTCCAGCTGCCGCCGGGAGAGGAGCAGAACGACTGGGTGGCAGTGCACGTGGTAGACTTCTTCAACCGCATCAACCTGATCTACGGCACCATCAGTGACTATTGCACGGAGCAGTCCTGCCCTGTCATGTCCGGGGGGCCCAAGTACGAGTACAGATGGCAGGACGAGCACAAGTACCGCAAGCCCACGGCCCTGTCCGCTCCCCAGTACATGAACCTCCTGATGGACTGGATCGAGGTACAGATCAACAACGAGGACATCTTTCCCACTAACGTTG GTACTCCCTTCCCCAAGAACTTCCTCCCGGTGGTGAAGAAGATTCTCTCCAGGCTCTTCCGAGTCTTTGTCCATGTCTACATCCACCACTTCGACAGGATCACCCAGATGGGGTCAGAAGCCCACGTGAACACCTGCTACAAGCACTTTTACTACTTTGTGAAAGAGTTCAACCTAATAGACACCAAGGAGCTGGAACCGCTG AAGGAAATGACCTCCCGGATGTGCCACTGA